The sequence below is a genomic window from Campylobacter ornithocola.
AAAATGGTTGTATTCCTTTTGAATTTAACACTATAGGCGTAGATGATGGTATAGCTATGGGACATAATGGTATGCTTTATTCTTTACCAAGTCGTGAAATCATCGCAAACTCTATTGAAACAGTGATGAATGCACACCAACTTGATGCGTTAATTTGTATCCCAAATTGCGATAAAATCACTCCAGGTATGCTTATGGGGGCTTTAAGGGTCAATATACCAACCATTTTTGTAAGTGGTGGACCTATGAGAGCAGGAGTAAATAAACATGGAGAAAAAATCAGCCTAAGTTCTGTTTTTGAAGCAGTAGGAGCTTATGAAGCTAAAAAAATCAATGAAGATGATTTAAAAGACATAGAATGTAAAGCTTGTCCGAGTGGTGGTTCATGCTCTGGTATGTTTACTGCAAATTCTATGAATACTTTATGCGAGGCTATGGGTATAGCACTTGAAGGAAATGGAACCATTTTGGCTCTTAGCAAAGAAAGAGAAGAACTTTTAAGAAAGGCTGCGCGTAGAATTTGTGAAATTGCTTTAGATGAGCGTTTTAAAATTAAAAATATCATTACCAAAAAGTCTATCAATAATGCTTTAGTTGTTGATATGGCTATGGGTGGAAGCTCAAATACTATCTTACATATGCTTGCTATTGCTTATGAAGCGGGTATAAATTTAGATATAAAAGAACTCAACCATATTAGTGCTAATGTAGCCCATATAGCCAAAATTGCACCTTCTTTAAATACAATATACATGGAAGATATACACAAAGCCGGTGGGGTAAGCGCAGTTATGGCAGAAATTGCTAAAAAACCTGGACATATTTTAGAACTTGACACACTAGATATTAACGGAAAAACTTTAAAAGAACGTATTGAAAATGCTAGTATTAAAGATGAAAGCATTATAAGAAAAATAGACAATGCATACTCTAATGTAGGTGGTCTTGCTATACTTTTTGGAAATTTAGCTAAGCAAGGTTGTGTAATAAAAACCGCAGGCATTATGGGAGAGCGTAAATTCAAAGGCAAGGCGGTTTGTTTTAACTCTCAAGAAGAAGCTATTAAAGGCATTATAAAAGGCAAGGTCAAAGAAGGCGATGTATGCGTGATACGCTATGAAGGACCAAAAGGTGGGCCTGGTATGCAAGAAATGCTTAGTCCAACCTCTTTGCTAACCGGCATGGGACTTGGTGCTAAAGTAGCACTTATAACAGATGGACGCTTTAGTGGAGCTACAAGAGGACTTAGCATAGGACATATCTCTCCTGAAGCTGCAGAAGGTGGACTTATAGCACTTTTAGAAGATGGTGATGAAATAGAAATTGATGCAGATACTTATAGTATTAATGTAAATTTAACTCAAGATGAAATCACCAAACGCAAAGCAAATTTTAAAATGCCTCATAAGCAAATAAACTCAAGATGGCTTAAAATGTATCAAAAGCTTGTAAGTAATGCCAGTAAAGGTGGGGTTTTAGATTTAGAATAATTTTCTTAATTTCTTGAAGAAATTAAGAAATATCTTTAAATGTAAAAAACAAAAATATGAAAAATTATATTAAAGTGGCCGGGAGAAAGGGATTCGAACCCCTGGAGGTGTGACCCTCAACGGTTTTCAAGACCGCCGCTTTCGACCACTCAGCCATCTCCCGAAAGAACAATAAAGTATATCAAGTATAACATCGCATTGGAGGCGACATCCGGATTCGAACCGGAGATCAAGGCTTTGCAGGCCCATGCCTTACCGCTTGGCTATGTCGCCTTGAGTTACCAAAAAGTGGTGCCCGAGGCCGGACTTGAACCGGCACGGAAGAAAAATTCCGAGGGATTTTAAGTCCCTTGTGTCTACCAATTCCACCACCCGGGCGGGTGATAATGGAGCGGGAAACGAGATTCGAACTCGCGACCCCAACCTTGGCAAGGTTGTGCTCTACCCCTGAGCTATTCCCGCATTTTATATAGTAAGTTGAAATTATACATAAA
It includes:
- the ilvD gene encoding dihydroxy-acid dehydratase, coding for MRSDAIKKGHLKAPNRSLLRACGLIDEDFDKPFIGVANSYIDIIPGHFFLNEYAKIIKDEIRKNGCIPFEFNTIGVDDGIAMGHNGMLYSLPSREIIANSIETVMNAHQLDALICIPNCDKITPGMLMGALRVNIPTIFVSGGPMRAGVNKHGEKISLSSVFEAVGAYEAKKINEDDLKDIECKACPSGGSCSGMFTANSMNTLCEAMGIALEGNGTILALSKEREELLRKAARRICEIALDERFKIKNIITKKSINNALVVDMAMGGSSNTILHMLAIAYEAGINLDIKELNHISANVAHIAKIAPSLNTIYMEDIHKAGGVSAVMAEIAKKPGHILELDTLDINGKTLKERIENASIKDESIIRKIDNAYSNVGGLAILFGNLAKQGCVIKTAGIMGERKFKGKAVCFNSQEEAIKGIIKGKVKEGDVCVIRYEGPKGGPGMQEMLSPTSLLTGMGLGAKVALITDGRFSGATRGLSIGHISPEAAEGGLIALLEDGDEIEIDADTYSINVNLTQDEITKRKANFKMPHKQINSRWLKMYQKLVSNASKGGVLDLE